TATGAAACAATTTAATGCTGTGGAATTCCTTACATTTTTGGCAATGGTTAAGACTGCCTTGTGATGACTGGTACAAACGTTGCAAAGTGGATTACTTACATGAGATACAAAATTAAGACCACCTTTGGCAAGATCTGGAATACCTACCACATTTGAAAAGATCTGGAATACCTACAACCTTTGACAAATAAATGACCATTTTCCTGTTAGTGACTGTTAACTAGTGTACTAAGGAAGAACTTCATACACTGCACCAATTTAGAAAGTCTCCTCTCCCTCCCATAACACTCCCCATACCCACACtccccatacccccccccccccccaacattaCCTCCCactttatacatgtacatacataatGAACACTGTTCTTACTTTGAATGCTTTAACATTACTTTCTAGAGTCCATTATCCAAAGGCATACACTGGTGGTTGTATTTGTAAGCCCCTGCATCTTGAAGGACACCCCATGGAGCACAGATAAAGGGGTCAGAGGTCACATTTTGCCAGTTTAATAACTGCAGTTTCATGTCTTTCAATATCGCAGAATATTGCTCCTCCATGGCCACGTTTCTTGTCTCCTGTGGGTCCTCTTTGAGATCAAACAACTCCCATTCCGGCCTGTTGTAGTATTTTTGAAGGTTTGAAAACCAATGTAAGGGCTGGCCCTCACGAGTCCTGTTCAAAATATCTTGGAAGGTACCGGAGATATAAAAATCCTGATCAATTGGGAAGGGCATCCGGAAATTCAGATTGTGTATGAGTCTCATGGTTCGTGTACGCAGTGCTCTCATTGGATAAAACATTGTGATTTCATGAAGGTCTTGGCTCATGAAGGCTCGGTCGAACCCCTCCGTTGGTTCCTCGTGCAAAAGTGGAAGTAAAGACTTCCCCGTCAGTTCAACATCTTTCGTTTTCCCAAAAATGTGATAACTTGGGTAAGTGACGTTAAACCAGTCCAACACTGTGGGTACTATATCTACCAGGCTAGCAAAGGCTTCTGTGGTTTGTCCGTTTCTGTCTTTCGTGAGTGGTGAGGACACCAGCAACGGCTCCATGGTGCTGGGTTCGTAGGCATTTGTCCTGCCGTAGGGGAATGGAATACCATTGTCAGAGGAGTACAATATCAGGGTATTGTCACTGTAACCTGCTGCTTCTAATTCTTTAAGTACAAGACCAATTCCtggaaaagtaaacaataacaacatgGCAAGTCATCGAAATGTCTTAATAACTGGAAATGTAAAAATCTTAACAAGGCGACCGAGAAGCAGCTGAAATAAACAATGTTGAATAACTGTGCAACGTTTCTGTATTCTAGAATGAAAACTATTAACACCTTATGTTGAAAGCAAGTTTCCTGTGTGTTCACATAGCAGTTCACATAGCAGCTGCTTTTTCAATCCTGGTTATGATATTATAAACAATTGAAGAGCACTCAAGAGGTGTGTTGCCTGCAACAGTAGTTACAAAtgcttgcttgtttgtttgtttataatggcaccTTAAATATTTGTGCCACTCAAAAGAGCAACTCAACACAATGTTTTACCTTATCAATCTACTTTATCAAAAATTTTATCCAGAAGGAATTTTATCCCATCGATGTTGCAGGAAGAAGATAGATTGTTATCCATGAGAATGGCTTTACCCAAAGTGAATAGGTTTGTTAGAATTTGGCTTATAGTGGCCAGCCACAATCATCACAGAGGCATGACCATATCTATAGCTTGTGGCCCCTGAATGAATTATGAAACTTTTTTGAAAGGAGTGATGTCTGAGACTTtttgggggaggaggaggggggggggggggggtgatgcaTATTGCTTAGTAGTCTGCTCACTGTATATATGAGGTTTTTACACCGGatggatcttcttcagaggcagtTTGACTCTGCAGAAGATCCAATCTTTCATACAGTTAGTTACACATCCAGTTTTTGAGAAGATGAGTGTTTGTTGATTTTAGTTCTTTTTTCTCTTACCTTGATCTAAGCGGCTTATTGTAGTATACTGAGCGGATAACTCTTCCCTAACTATGGGTGTGTCTGGTACAAAATATGGAACAATGACATCTTTTGGGTCATAAAGGACCGGTTTCCAGTCTGGCATAGTTCCCATTCCTGCTTCTCCATTGCCAAACTTTTCACAGAAAGCACCATACTCTGGATGGGTATGGCCACATCGATGAGGGTCGTGGAAACCAATGTAAAGGAAAAACGGCCTGCAGAAATACAAAGTTAGGTATctttaaaaacatgaaaagctCCCATCACAAAGGAACAGCCTAGCTGTATTACAACAATAAGAAGCAGACTATTGATAGGAATGAAGGGCAGTGCAAAGTGGACGATTTGGGTGGTCCCAAGCATCAAAGCTATGAGGCAAATCTGAACCACAAGAACAGTCTTCATCTGTAGATAGTATTTTCTAAGCATATTAATGCATCAGGAACTACctagttcaatattggaatgaattttctgttctttgtctGTAAATGTTAGAAAGAGACAAACAAAGAacagcttaaaggcattgaagactcgccccaaaccgcatgccgcgctctgaaaaggttaactttccgtcgcttgcaagtgaagttttcgtcttgtccctacaaaatgcagacagtaatgaaacgtgataccttgttatctttaatctagacctgagatgtccatcgctgctatgtacactgtgttgtgggtattgaccgtagctgtatgtattgactgtacactagtgtctaattaccgacggtagcaagctgtgtgtgtattttctgggatcgatggtggtatctAACACCTCTggtacacctcattcgaaactaggtcagattaccggcatgagacatttctttgtgcgcgagtcttcaattcCTTTAAGGATACTTCACAGGGATGGCAACAGTAAATTTCAGTATAACACCTTTGATGgagcacacacatatatacctACACAATAGCACGACACTGAATTAAACGAGTCGAGCTTAGCATCACAAATTGTTTTAAGTGTTTTCTTATATACCTCTCATCTTGTGTTTGAAAGAACTTCTGTGTTAATTCTTTCATCTTGGTGATATTTCTCCCCACCTGAAGTATGGAATAATCCTCTCCTGaatattcaaattcaaatgGATAGACACTTTCTGGGCCAACATGTTTCTTCCCGATAAGGCctgtgaaaacaaaattttattatttcttccacAAGTGAACAGCATACATAATCTTGGAAGGGAAATCAGATGAATACAATATTCACATGTCATATGCTAATTGTTGTGACACATAATTGATCactgatatttgatatttgtgaCCATTTTACACAATCCAATATTTGGAAATAGGTAGAATTTCTTGAGAGCCAAGACTGCACCCAATTGGCTCTGATAAAACTTATTTTGACTGATAACGTAATATTATTCAAGTTTGATTTATTCTTAAAAAAGGCTTTTGGTAATGCAATAATAGTAAAAAAGACCAATCAAATTTAAGGAAATAAACATAATAACAAACCTGTTCGTATATTTGAGTTGTTTAATATCTTCGACAGACTCTGAACTTCATCAAATGATTCAAAGTGATGATACGTATTGTGAAGACCATACATTCCATTTTGATGCTCTGGTAGTCCAGTCAGTATCGCCGACCGACTTGGAGAACAGCTACTCACAGAGGTGTAGGCATGTTTAAAAATAAGGCTCTTAGCTGCTAAAGCATTGAGATTGGGTGTCTTGCAAACTGTGTTGTTGTAAACTTGAGTCTCAAAACCAGCATCATCagctaaaattaaattaaattaaaaaaacaggAATTAAATATTAGATCAATTAATATCAAAGTCATATTTTATGTCAtcattcataaaaaatatatccaTACATAGAATTTTGCAATTTTAGCCACTTGCTCAAAGCTCAAAAGTGCAAGTGCACAAAAATTAAATCTACTTGCTAAAATCAAATTCCCATTGAGATTTCCTTGATTTAAggaaggatatatatatatactggcaGTAAATTGTCAGTGCTTTTTGTTTTCTACTGCCAAACTAAATAACTACATGCTAGGcccttttttttaagtttaaatactGTTTAACTAAGTCTTGCTTAATCTACTGATATGTAACAAGTTTTCATGTAATACATTACTGACTGAATGCATGCAGACAATCCCGTTGTGCGCACATTATTTTACATGTCTCGTGGAACTAGTCCTACGTCATCTGAATGGGTTAAGTCGGCAAAGATCCTACAAGAGGAAACCCCAACCGAGCGCTACAAAGTATGAGTAAGAGTAAAAGTATTAgaggcctaactttagaatccgtaccatatgaatggaaAAGCTTACTTCAAATCTGCAGAATAACAACTGGGTTAGGAATTAGGGCTAGGGGgcagggaatagggttaggggttaggaagtagggttatGGAGTAGGGGTTAGGAATCTTGGTCTTGGTGTGGTACTGCACAAATCGCCCCTGATGTGGCTGTTGACATGCAGTCCTTCGAGTTTTGCTAATGGTGCTGCTGACTTCCCAGCATGAATTTGAAGGAGGCGGTGTTTGGTGCTGATTTCAGATTAGATTTAGATTGTCTTTATCAATTGATACATGaatgttattgattttataAAGCATTTGTAGACGTGTGTGCTTTCTTCTTGTCCAATCTAATTCCTCAAGCATATTTGTCACACTGGATTTATAAGAGTAGTCTGCCATACAAAATTTGGCTGCTCTTCtcagaatattttttttattaaatttttaagGGTATTAGAAATCTAGTCGTTTCTGGAATCTTTGAGATTTTTACGGACAGTTTTCCTGAAGGTTCTATAGGTGGTCCAGTCGtcagttttattatttttagtttagtttattatttttcttgGCTTTTATGACAAGTTAAGGTTTTTTCTTACAGAGACGGCGTTGGGTAAGCGTGAACCAAGGTAGATTTAATTTAGTAAATCTGTCTTGTAAGTTTGTCTCGTAAGTCTGTCTCTTAAGTATGTTGGAAACTACTTACCAATAATAACTAACACATTTCGATCTCTACGGGAGTGCGAAGACCTTTTTTGACCATTGAGACAATTAATGCatatgaagaaacaaaatatagaaGCCTTGAGTTCCATTGCGTGAATAAGTGGTGTTTTCCTTGCGAATTGAATGTTATTAAAAGGTGATGAGCTCAtcatatggaacgccaaaagaaTCGCGGCGGTAATAGGAGGTGCTActtatggaacgcgaaatgGACCACAACATgtgatgatctaattttatacgttcatgtactaaaaaacatacgatcatgtactaaaaatatACGATGATGTACTCAAAtttaagatgtacatcaaaacatatacgatgatgtactaaaaaacctaagatgtacatcaaaacatgcaaGGATGTACTATAAAcgtaagatgtacatcaaaacatatacgatcatgtactgaaaacttgtgATGATGTACTCAAAtttaagatgtacatcaaaacatatacgatgatgtactaaaaaaactaagatgtacatcaaaacatgcaaGGATGTAATATAAAcgtaagatgtacatcaaaacatatacgatcatgtactgaaaacttgtgatgatgatgaaaaagcgTAAGTTACCAAAAAGTGGCGTATGAATATCCATTATTGTCATTTGAATACGTGTATGAATATCACTATGTGAGTGTCTATTTGGGCGGTGCTTATATCCGATGAATACACGGGGTCGCTATTATTTACTCCGTGGTACGAAGGTTAGTCTCAACGTACGTAGTCATATATACTTTCGTCgaaataataatacatgtaACGTTAGGGCTAGCCTATGCTttagtatataggcctaccttaCTTAGCCTACGCGAGACACAAGTGTCAAGCTGTATCAGACGGAGTGTTGAGAAACGTGTCCCACCTCCATATCCATTCAAtacccctccccgccccctcccccacaagaACTTCTCGCAGTGATACCTTCCAATGAAACTCCCAGCACTACATGTAAAGTGAATCCACTTAAAAATAAAAGTTGGTGGACTTGATGAGCTTAGTCATTGGTGGATCAGCCATTCCATACTTTTTATGAGAACCCTTCCCCATTCCCAGCCTGCCCACAAACCCAACATAATCTACAATAGGAATGAATAATGTCGTACATATATTCAATGGAGTTCAACCTCATTCTTTGCAAGAGTTGGCACATGAACAGCCAACCATTACCATCAGTATATTTTGTATATCTTCAGTTACATATTAATAAACGTGATAGGTCAAAGGGAAATTCCCTTAACAAGGACCTCATTTGTGATTAAAGTTCCTTTATGAAGGAACTCTATATTTGggatcagagccgtatatagagactATATATACGGCCATGATTGGGATCAGAGCCGTCTCTGTAAAGGAACTCTATTTGGGATCAGAGCCTTATATAAGGCTCTGTTTGGGATTACATTACAGTGCCCTCCGTCTGTTCGGCAATTTATCCAGGGTAAGGGTCAACTTCAGTTCCTGGGCAAACAAAATATAACGGTTTTTAATAGTGATAAAAATTCTGACGTTGGTTAAAGCTTTGTTTCTTATCGCACGAGTTTGAAGGGCAACCAATTTGCATTCGGAATACAATAACTATTGAAAGTACGGCGGAGCCCATTTGGAAGTCTGGGGCGATATTACGATGTCTCGCACTTTGTCCTCTGTGAAGTCAAAAGCAAACTACATCACTAACACTAACAGGTGGGTAGGTATAGGAAGGGAatgaagagagagaaagaaaaccgATTGCATGTTTGGGTATCTTCGCTATCAagaattttacttttgtttatgCTACGGTGGCCTAGATGGGACATGAAaacttaattattttatctCCAAATTTTGACTAGTTTATCTCAGAATTTCACTTCTTTCCTCACAGGTTTGacgtggttttttttttctcaaaaagtcCACACTTTTTCTAGAATTTCTCAAACTATCATTGTATTTTGTTAAACTTtctcttcatttcttttttagAATTTCTATAAAATCACCTCATAATTTCGATATAATTTACCTCAAAATTTCGATTACTTATTTCAACTATCGTCTATATTCTAAGATTTTCTGGAAATTTGATAGGCTATATCGTTCTTGAATATAATGAAGTGTTTATATAAAAATTGCGACTGTGTCTCGATCGTTTGGTTTCTTTTCTCAGAATTGCcaatattttatctcaaaatgtccACTAAATTCTCCAACAttatatgatattaatttttcgACTTACATTCttgaaacagaaatgttttgtcTGAGAAGTAGtttttaaatataaacttttcttttatgGCGGGTGGTGTTTTAACAAAATGTCGACTTTTCGtagattgaggggggggggggaggaatacAAATTTCGGATTATTGTGTTCGGTATGTTATATAAAAATTTGATCATTTAACGGTAACTAGCTTTAATTTCCACGTACAGGAATTGAAATGGAGCATTTCCTTTACGGCCTTACCAATGCTTGTTAGAGGCAGCCATGCTTGTTGTGTAAATTTAGGCTCGTTCAGTTTCAGTGAATTGAAGTTTagctatatattattatacatgaaaattattttgctaAATTTCTTGTTGTgtggttttaatgtttttaatttttattgcaACCTCGATTAATTAGTTGAAATAAGTTGTAAGACCATGACCTTTTGTCCCTTGTATTAACTTGGTGGGTCCTGATGCCACAAAACCTTTGGGGCTCTGGGAAGTTCAATTTACCGCACTGGCCCGCCTATTACTGTGCCTCTGCTTCTGCCTCTGGGGCGAAGTCTACGGAAGCTGCATGCATGTAAAACAACAACTTACCAAAATACATGCCAGAAAGAGGAATGAATCTTTATTTCTATGAAATGTATCTCAGAACTCTGCATGGTGGGGATCCAAGGGGTAAAATCTCCGCAAGCTGTGGCGTTTTGATGTTGATATTTCTCGTTCTCTAGCAGCGACTTtcaaacacaaaatacacatgAGAACCTCAGTATCAACGGAGTGTATTTCAacagcaagggcggcggaagcacttttaatctgggggggggggggcaccgacatcaaagggcactttgcagaaattcgattggactgatgcagccttatatttagtaccctttataactcttattgttttatcttatttgcgtatacacatcactccatcaacgcccccccccccccctcaaggaaaatatgcatactagcactgcaatatccaatgtgcaaattgggaaacaaggagcAAGTTTCCTTTTGAGAcaaaaatgaggtgaaatcatgttagttgctattgtaggaatcttccaaattagagtttatttcttgttaatatctttaaaaaaaattccattcgaaatagctctgagtttgacccacagaaattcattaaaagacagtggcgtagccaggatttggaaagttgtatgcacgactatctgagcggagcgccaccatcggttggcgcggagcgtacaagaaaattt
Above is a genomic segment from Apostichopus japonicus isolate 1M-3 chromosome 5, ASM3797524v1, whole genome shotgun sequence containing:
- the LOC139967744 gene encoding N-sulphoglucosamine sulphohydrolase-like isoform X1 translates to MELKASIFCFFICINCLNGQKRSSHSRRDRNVLVIIADDAGFETQVYNNTVCKTPNLNALAAKSLIFKHAYTSVSSCSPSRSAILTGLPEHQNGMYGLHNTYHHFESFDEVQSLSKILNNSNIRTGLIGKKHVGPESVYPFEFEYSGEDYSILQVGRNITKMKELTQKFFQTQDERPFFLYIGFHDPHRCGHTHPEYGAFCEKFGNGEAGMGTMPDWKPVLYDPKDVIVPYFVPDTPIVREELSAQYTTISRLDQGIGLVLKELEAAGYSDNTLILYSSDNGIPFPYGRTNAYEPSTMEPLLVSSPLTKDRNGQTTEAFASLVDIVPTVLDWFNVTYPSYHIFGKTKDVELTGKSLLPLLHEEPTEGFDRAFMSQDLHEITMFYPMRALRTRTMRLIHNLNFRMPFPIDQDFYISGTFQDILNRTREGQPLHWFSNLQKYYNRPEWELFDLKEDPQETRNVAMEEQYSAILKDMKLQLLNWQNVTSDPFICAPWGVLQDAGAYKYNHQCMPLDNGL
- the LOC139967744 gene encoding N-sulphoglucosamine sulphohydrolase-like isoform X2, with the protein product MHSVTDDAGFETQVYNNTVCKTPNLNALAAKSLIFKHAYTSVSSCSPSRSAILTGLPEHQNGMYGLHNTYHHFESFDEVQSLSKILNNSNIRTGLIGKKHVGPESVYPFEFEYSGEDYSILQVGRNITKMKELTQKFFQTQDERPFFLYIGFHDPHRCGHTHPEYGAFCEKFGNGEAGMGTMPDWKPVLYDPKDVIVPYFVPDTPIVREELSAQYTTISRLDQGIGLVLKELEAAGYSDNTLILYSSDNGIPFPYGRTNAYEPSTMEPLLVSSPLTKDRNGQTTEAFASLVDIVPTVLDWFNVTYPSYHIFGKTKDVELTGKSLLPLLHEEPTEGFDRAFMSQDLHEITMFYPMRALRTRTMRLIHNLNFRMPFPIDQDFYISGTFQDILNRTREGQPLHWFSNLQKYYNRPEWELFDLKEDPQETRNVAMEEQYSAILKDMKLQLLNWQNVTSDPFICAPWGVLQDAGAYKYNHQCMPLDNGL